A region of the Microbacterium sp. SL75 genome:
TCTTCGGTCTGGCGATCAACACGCCGCTCGCGGTGGGCGCCACGATCTACTACATCGTCCACCACATCATCGTGCAGACGACGCTGTTCCTCGCGGTGGGCCTCATCGAGCGCCGGGCGGGGAGTACCTCGATCCTGAAGGTGAAGGGCCTGATGCGCGCGGCGCCACTGCTGGCGGTGCTCTACTTCATCCCGGCGATCAACCTGGGCGGCCTGCCTCCGTTCTCGGGCTTCATCGGCAAGTACGCGCTGTTCGACGCCGCGGCTCAGGTGGGAACACCCGTGATGATGGTCCTGATCGTCGGCGGTATCGTGACCTCGATCCTCACGCTGTACGCGCTCATGCGCGCGTGGAACCTCTCGTTCTGGCGCGAAGACGACGACTCGGCCGAGACGACCGAGCGCATCGCCTACCTCGGCAACGCGCCCGCCGCCGCCATCTCGACCGAGCGGCGCACGACGCCGAAGATCATGACGCTCGCCACCGTCGGCATGGTGGCCGTCACCGTGTCGCTCACCGTGTTCGCCGGACCGCTGCTCGACATGTGCTTGCGGGCGGGCGTCGACATCACCGACGGGGTCAGCCTCGTCCAGGTCCAGGAACAGGCGGGTCAAAGATGAACCCGTCCCGCCGTTCGCAGGTGTCGCTCTTCCTGCACCAGCTTCCGTTCCTGGTCTGGCTGGTCGCGCTGTGGATGCTGCTGTGGGGCCAGTTCACCTGGCTCGCCTTCCTCACGGGTCTCGTCATGGCGGTCTTCGTCACCCGCGTCTTCCGCCTTCCTCCCGTCGAGCTGTCGGGTCGCATCAACCTCTGGTACGGCCTCGTCTTCGTCGTCACCTTCCTTGGCGCCGTCATCAAGGGCTCCCTCATCGTCGCGTGGCAGGTGCTCGATTTTCGGCGGCAGCCCGGTGCGGCCATCATCGCCGTGCCCCTTCGGGTAGACGACGATGTGATCATGGCGCACACCGCCGTCACGGCATCGCTCATCCCGGGCTCGCTCATCGTCGACGTCGATCGCGAGAAGCGCACGCTGTTCCTGCACACCATCGGGGTGCGCAGCGACGCGGATGCCGAGCACCAGCGCCGCGTCGTGCTCGGGTGGGAAGCCCGCATCACGCGTGCCGTGGGCTCGAAGGAAGAGCTGCAGGAGCTGCGCGCCAAGATCGCCGAGGCGGACGTCGACGCCCGCCATGGGGCCG
Encoded here:
- a CDS encoding Na+/H+ antiporter subunit E, translated to MNPSRRSQVSLFLHQLPFLVWLVALWMLLWGQFTWLAFLTGLVMAVFVTRVFRLPPVELSGRINLWYGLVFVVTFLGAVIKGSLIVAWQVLDFRRQPGAAIIAVPLRVDDDVIMAHTAVTASLIPGSLIVDVDREKRTLFLHTIGVRSDADAEHQRRVVLGWEARITRAVGSKEELQELRAKIAEADVDARHGAETPRDGRTLL